Proteins found in one Pseudomonas sp. P8_241 genomic segment:
- a CDS encoding flagellar basal body P-ring protein FlgI → MLSAAFNAQAERLKDIASISGVRSNQLIGYGLVVGLNGTGDQTTQTPFTLQTFNNMLSQFGIKVPPGSGNVQLKNVAAVSISADLPAFAKPGQQVDITVSSIGNSKSLRGGTLLLTPLKGIDGNVYAVAQGNLVVGGFDAEGRDGSKITVNVPSAGRIPGGASVERAVPSGFNQGNSLTLNLNRSDFTTAKRIVDKINDMLGPGVAQAIDGGSVRVTAPLDPSQRVDYLSILENLEIDPGQAVAKVIINSRTGTIVIGQNVKVSPAAVTHGSLTVTITEDPIVSQPGPLSNGTTAVVPRSKVNAQQEAKPMFKFGPGTTLDEIVRAVNQVGAAPGDLMAILEALKQAGALQADLIVI, encoded by the coding sequence ATGCTGTCCGCAGCTTTCAACGCTCAAGCCGAGCGCCTGAAGGACATCGCCAGCATTTCCGGCGTGCGTTCCAACCAATTGATCGGTTACGGCCTGGTGGTCGGGCTTAACGGCACCGGTGACCAGACGACGCAAACCCCGTTCACCCTGCAGACCTTCAACAACATGCTCTCGCAGTTCGGCATCAAGGTGCCACCGGGTTCGGGCAACGTGCAGTTGAAGAACGTCGCGGCGGTGTCGATCAGCGCTGATCTGCCGGCGTTCGCCAAGCCGGGGCAGCAGGTCGACATCACCGTGTCGTCCATCGGTAACTCCAAGAGCCTGCGCGGTGGCACCTTGCTGCTGACGCCACTCAAGGGTATCGACGGCAATGTCTACGCAGTGGCCCAGGGCAACCTGGTGGTTGGCGGTTTCGATGCCGAAGGTCGCGACGGCTCGAAGATCACCGTCAACGTTCCGTCGGCCGGTCGCATCCCTGGCGGTGCGTCGGTTGAACGTGCGGTACCGAGCGGTTTCAACCAGGGCAACAGCCTGACCTTGAACCTCAACCGTTCCGACTTCACCACGGCCAAGCGCATCGTCGACAAGATCAATGACATGCTCGGCCCTGGCGTGGCCCAGGCCATCGACGGTGGTTCGGTGCGTGTTACGGCGCCGCTCGATCCAAGCCAGCGCGTTGACTACCTGTCGATCCTGGAAAACCTGGAAATCGATCCGGGCCAGGCGGTGGCGAAAGTCATCATCAACTCCCGCACCGGCACCATCGTGATCGGCCAGAACGTCAAGGTGTCCCCGGCCGCCGTGACCCACGGCAGCCTGACCGTGACCATCACCGAAGACCCGATCGTCAGCCAGCCCGGCCCTCTGTCCAATGGCACCACGGCCGTGGTTCCGCGTTCGAAGGTCAACGCCCAGCAGGAAGCCAAGCCGATGTTCAAGTTCGGCCCGGGCACCACCCTCGACGAAATCGTGCGTGCGGTGAACCAGGTCGGCGCGGCGCCGGGTGACTTGATGGCGATCCTTGAAGCCCTGAAACAGGCTGGCGCGCTGCAAGCCGACCTGATCGTGATCTGA
- the flgH gene encoding flagellar basal body L-ring protein FlgH: MNRYAFVLALSGITALAGCVPVPPKPNDPYYAPVLPRTPLPSAANNGSIYQAGFEQNLYSDRKAYRVGDIITITLNEKTQASKNANSQIGKNSKTDIGLTSFFGGGLSTNDPIGSGDLSLDVGYSGDRATKGDSKAAQGNTLTGSITVTVADVLPNGIIAVRGEKWMTLNTGDELVRIAGLVRADDIATDNTVSSTRVADARITYSGTGSFADASQPGWFDRFFLSPLFPF; this comes from the coding sequence ATGAATCGCTATGCATTTGTTCTGGCACTGAGTGGGATCACCGCGCTCGCAGGCTGCGTGCCTGTGCCGCCCAAGCCCAATGACCCTTATTACGCTCCGGTGTTGCCGCGCACGCCGTTGCCGTCTGCGGCGAACAATGGTTCGATCTATCAGGCCGGTTTTGAACAGAACCTGTACAGCGACCGCAAGGCGTACCGGGTGGGCGACATCATCACCATTACGCTCAACGAAAAAACCCAGGCCAGCAAAAACGCGAACTCGCAGATCGGCAAGAACAGCAAGACCGACATCGGCCTGACCTCGTTCTTTGGCGGTGGCCTGAGCACCAACGATCCGATCGGCAGTGGCGACCTGAGCCTCGATGTGGGCTACAGCGGCGACCGCGCGACCAAGGGCGACAGCAAGGCCGCGCAGGGCAACACCCTGACCGGTTCGATCACCGTGACCGTCGCCGATGTGCTGCCCAACGGCATCATCGCGGTACGCGGCGAGAAGTGGATGACCCTCAACACCGGTGACGAACTGGTGCGGATTGCCGGTCTCGTTCGTGCTGACGATATCGCCACCGACAACACTGTGTCGTCGACCCGTGTCGCCGATGCGCGCATCACCTACTCGGGCACCGGTTCGTTTGCCGATGCGAGTCAGCCAGGCTGGTTCGACCGTTTCTTCCTCAGCCCGCTGTTTCCTTTCTAG